tgggttcaagccccacgtCGGGCTTTCTTTTTTCGCACATCTGACGTTCGGTATTCTCCTTTTTCCTCTATGCTCCAATATCCGGTTATTCATCTTCTCGGAACTTTATTCCAAAAAATATTAACGTTTAAACCTTAATATGGAGAAACTTTTTgttttccttttctttGTGTGACCGAAAAACCCATAAAGAATGGGGAAATGGGGAAATGGggaaaattgaaaaaaagaattgCCTTCGACCAGATTTGAACTGATGATCTCAGCATTACTAGTGCTGCGCCTTACcacttggccacgaagGCTGGTTATACGAATTTTTAAAAACATTTTCATTGTTATCGGAAGACTGATTAGTCATTAACCCGTCATTaggataaaaaaaaaaaaaacccggTTtactaggtatatagctgtaatgaatcattagaataaaaaaaaaggtaGAAAATGCGAAAAAATACGAAAAATACGAAAAAATACGAAAAAACTAGGAAACTTGTTGTAGAAGGTGATTTTCTGACAGGGTGAAATGGAATGAGTTTCAGTTGGAACTTCATTATCCCATTTCTAAGGCGATAATCTCTATTCAGATATTTACTCCTCCGGTGGAAGCAATACCGAAGCTATGGAAGAGTCGTGTGATCTCTTCAAAGGTGAATATATAGGATGGAGGAGAACTTGAACATTGGGTGTTTTTGATTGTGATTTCAAACTGAAGTACGCAGTTCTTGGTATGGTAGCCGATAATCTACGTGCCTGATAGAGGAATTGTAGTGTGCCCCAGCTGCCCTGTTGACCAAGCAGCTTTTTATGACATTGTGGTTTACATTCTAGTAGTAGTAGTTACGAGAGCTAGGCCCTACGTGTGTGCTATCAAGTCGGAACACATTGTGCAGGTTTGGTATTATATGactgttgatgttggaTACAGACGCTTGGAGCATTGTATGGTACGTATCCTGGTGAGCGCAAGCGTTCGAGAGTCGCgtttatatatatttaaaTCGAATCAGATTAACCAGAGGGTTCCATAAAACTCATTCGGTAGTCTTGCTTCCCATTTTATTCAATTATCTCATTCAAAGTGGTTGTCCTTCaagatacagtatgtacacagtacacagtacatacaatattGTATTTGAGGATAACAGCTTCTAAGCTTGTGATTTTGGTGCTTTTAGAGACTAATGGGtccacaagaagaagcacgTCAACCGGCtcatgttggagatgttctACTTGCATGTGTTTGTGAGTTGACACTGCTGGCGACTCCAACTTCAAGTGTATGGGGAAGGAAGTAACTAATGTAAAGATAGTATACTCATTACACATTAACACTAGGGTATAAACAGTATGCTGGACTTCTTGGTACTATACAGCACCGTCGGGTCACTATCAACCCTCCTCTGGGTTCCTCCAACAATCAATCAAATCTATATGCAATGTctatgtatgtactagGCCATTAAACCACTATCTCTGGTTACAGGCGAGCAACAGCTGCTTCATTTCCGGAGCAGTGTGTGCGTAAGGGTGCTGGCGTCTCCAGGGGTTTCTCTCAATCTTTTTCTTCAGGAGAACCTGCTCCACACATCCATGAGGGTCTCGTTGGAACGGCAGAAAAGCGTGTTCCAGTTCACCGGCATCAGGAAGCTCGTCCTCGCCCCAAACAGGATCAATGCCGACGTACTCAAACTTGTCAGAATCATATCCTACGGCTGGTCGGTGCAGTTGTTCAAACCGGGCTCTTTTGAACTCGTAGCCGACCACGGTGATTCTGACTGGGTACCGGCCCGTCAGCTCCCTGAACCTCGCAATCGAAAACGCCAGGTTCTCGTACGAGTCACGTGCGTACTCCTCCACTGCTGTCTGAGACATGTCTAATCCCAGAGCCTCCGCCAGCTGGTAGTAGGAGGTTCCCTCGGAAATGGGGCCTGCAGCCTTTTTGGTCTGACCTCCAGAGAAGAGTAAGAGCGCCGAGGGGTCTTCTGACGCTCGTCGCACTCCCTCGGTGATGTGTTTGAGCAGAATGTCGGTTTTGCCCTCCAGAAACGGGCCTGCAACCCAGTCCGAAAACGCCAGTCCCGGCAGCTTGGTGCTGCTCTTTCGGGGCTGTTTCCACACACCATGGCACGGCACCATGACCAGGTGATCTGTGTCACTCTCCACGCCCGGAAAGTCCAAAGTGCGGTCGAAGAACGCGCTGGGTCTGGATCGGGTGCTCTCggtggctgctgctccgAGTTTCATGGCCAAATCGGGCTTGGAAATGATAAACGCCATGATCAGAAGAGACACAACcgccagggccagaatAATAACGCGTCGAGAGCGTCTTATCCGACTAGCCAGTGTCATTATGAGAGTGGTGATCGTGTTCTATGCATGAACTTTCACTGACATTACTGGTATGATACTAGTGTGAGGCTAATGGACACTAAATTAAAGACACTTATTTAGTGCGAATAATTTGGATTTAATCGATACAATCGGGGAAACAACGGAAATCAATTCTAGTCACATGATTATAGCTCACAAAATAATTTTTCAAAAGATTTGTGGTCCAAAAACTGCCACAAATGACGCTCCCAATCACCTCGCCCTTTTGCTCTCATGT
The Yarrowia lipolytica chromosome 1A, complete sequence genome window above contains:
- a CDS encoding uncharacterized protein (Compare to YALI0A05115g, similar to Saccharomyces cerevisiae YOR238W; ancestral locus Anc_8.660, similar to uniprot|P87055 Schizosaccharomyces pombe Hypothetical protein C57A10.07 in chromosome I) gives rise to the protein MTLASRIRRSRRVIILALAVVSLLIMAFIISKPDLAMKLGAAATESTRSRPSAFFDRTLDFPGVESDTDHLVMVPCHGVWKQPRKSSTKLPGLAFSDWVAGPFLEGKTDILLKHITEGVRRASEDPSALLLFSGGQTKKAAGPISEGTSYYQLAEALGLDMSQTAVEEYARDSYENLAFSIARFRELTGRYPVRITVVGYEFKRARFEQLHRPAVGYDSDKFEYVGIDPVWGEDELPDAGELEHAFLPFQRDPHGCVEQVLLKKKIERNPWRRQHPYAHTAPEMKQLLLACNQR